The following proteins are encoded in a genomic region of Thiomicrospira sp. R3:
- the dbpA gene encoding ATP-dependent RNA helicase DbpA: MNAQLSFSSLNLHPDLISNLETLGYHQQTEIQAQSLPPILAGQDVIAQGKTGSGKTAAFGLGLLNQLDSKNFNIQAMVLCPTRELADQVADEIRRLARRLPNIKVMTLCGGMNMGAQLSSLQQGAHVIVGTPGRIEEHLRKQTLKLDELKVLVLDEADRMLDMGFQPAIDAIMEAVPSPRQTLLFSATFANQIEQISERIMQTPLRIQVESQHDHASIAQHFYQVDTPEQRLTALRLLLLKHRPESSVVFCNTKKDAQMVADALHKVGFDVAALHGDLEQRERDQTLIQFANKSIAVLVATDVAARGLDIDALDAVINFHLAHDPEVHVHRIGRTGRAGSKGLAASLISDKESYKVAVLGEYLDQEIKAEPLPDLSILQQPPLQAKMVTLQLDGGKKIKLRPGDILGALTANPLITGEQIGKIKITDMRSYVAVERPIAKLALKHLSREKLKGKNVRARIL; the protein is encoded by the coding sequence TTGAACGCTCAACTTTCATTTTCTAGTTTAAATTTACACCCCGATCTAATTAGCAACCTAGAAACCTTGGGTTATCATCAGCAAACTGAAATTCAGGCGCAAAGCTTGCCGCCGATTTTGGCGGGGCAAGATGTCATTGCGCAGGGCAAAACCGGCTCGGGAAAAACCGCAGCCTTTGGTTTAGGCTTACTTAATCAGTTGGATAGTAAAAATTTCAACATTCAAGCGATGGTGCTCTGCCCTACCCGCGAATTGGCGGATCAAGTGGCCGACGAAATTCGCCGTCTTGCGCGTCGCCTGCCGAACATTAAAGTCATGACGCTATGTGGCGGGATGAACATGGGCGCACAACTCAGCTCATTGCAACAAGGGGCGCATGTGATAGTCGGCACACCAGGACGGATTGAAGAACACCTGCGTAAACAAACGCTTAAGCTTGATGAACTCAAGGTGTTGGTACTCGACGAGGCGGATCGGATGCTCGATATGGGCTTTCAGCCAGCGATTGATGCGATTATGGAAGCGGTACCCAGCCCGCGCCAAACCCTGTTATTTAGTGCCACCTTTGCGAACCAGATTGAACAAATCAGCGAGCGGATTATGCAAACACCCCTGCGCATTCAAGTTGAATCGCAACATGATCATGCCAGCATCGCCCAGCATTTTTATCAGGTTGACACCCCTGAACAACGCCTTACTGCGTTACGCTTGTTGCTACTTAAGCATCGTCCTGAATCCAGTGTGGTGTTTTGCAACACCAAAAAAGATGCCCAAATGGTGGCGGATGCCTTGCATAAGGTCGGCTTTGATGTGGCCGCGTTACACGGTGATTTAGAACAGCGTGAACGTGATCAAACCCTGATTCAATTTGCCAATAAAAGCATTGCGGTGCTCGTAGCCACTGATGTTGCGGCACGGGGTTTGGATATTGATGCGCTCGATGCGGTGATTAACTTTCACCTAGCCCACGACCCTGAAGTCCATGTTCATCGCATTGGCCGTACCGGACGCGCCGGTAGCAAAGGGCTAGCGGCCAGTTTAATCAGCGACAAAGAAAGCTATAAGGTGGCGGTATTGGGTGAGTATCTTGACCAAGAGATCAAAGCAGAACCCCTACCGGATTTAAGTATTTTGCAACAACCCCCCCTGCAGGCCAAAATGGTTACCTTACAACTCGATGGCGGCAAAAAAATAAAACTTCGCCCCGGTGACATTCTAGGCGCACTGACCGCCAATCCGCTGATTACTGGCGAGCAGATCGGCAAAATAAAAATCACCGACATGCGCAGCTATGTCGCGGTGGAACGCCCGATTGCCAAACTCGCGCTGAAACACCTCAGCCGCGAAAAGCTAAAAGGCAAAAACGTCCGCGCTCGGATTTTGTAA
- a CDS encoding pitrilysin family protein, whose translation MRLRLIVVGLVTLLATSGLKAADQPRLFEAQLDNGLQIVVKQDQRAPVVVHQMWYRVGANYEPQGLTGVSHMLEHMMFKGTETMEPGAFSRRVSQMGGRENAFTSSNFTAYFQIVGKQHLAEVMQMESDRMANLKLTEAQFQPERDVVIQERLWAVEDRPSSKLFEQFKATAYLSSPERNPVIGWMADIKNYQLADLQDWYDRWYAPNNATLVVVGDVDPHEVVELAKQTYGQYPARDIIQPRLQPEIKQQGMRRIELKDATPVPSIILGFHVPSLVSADSADEVYALSVLASVLDGDSGRLTQEMVREQQIASSIGTFYRANGRLGSQFFFSAQPQAGVDIEQLEAELIKQIERIKTEPMSQQALNRVLAQAEAQYVYNQDSVQAQAMSIGMMVSVGLPADTMETWVDNLRQVTPAQLQAVAKKYLHTDNMTVGILRPSGETNRRPTAKPDFGGRSH comes from the coding sequence ATGAGATTAAGGTTAATAGTGGTGGGGTTGGTAACCTTGTTGGCGACAAGCGGGCTTAAGGCGGCTGACCAACCACGTTTGTTTGAAGCCCAGTTAGATAACGGACTGCAAATTGTCGTCAAGCAAGATCAACGCGCGCCCGTGGTGGTGCATCAAATGTGGTATCGCGTTGGGGCTAATTATGAACCACAGGGCTTAACTGGGGTGTCGCATATGCTTGAACATATGATGTTTAAGGGTACCGAGACTATGGAGCCGGGTGCGTTTTCACGACGTGTCTCGCAAATGGGGGGGCGTGAAAATGCCTTCACCTCCTCAAACTTCACCGCCTATTTTCAAATCGTCGGTAAACAGCATCTTGCCGAAGTGATGCAGATGGAATCAGATCGTATGGCTAATTTAAAGTTGACCGAAGCACAATTTCAGCCTGAGCGCGATGTGGTGATTCAAGAGCGATTATGGGCGGTGGAAGATCGGCCTAGCTCTAAACTGTTTGAACAATTTAAAGCGACTGCTTATCTAAGTAGCCCTGAACGCAATCCAGTTATCGGCTGGATGGCGGATATCAAAAACTACCAATTGGCCGATTTACAGGATTGGTATGACCGTTGGTACGCACCTAATAATGCCACGTTGGTGGTGGTGGGCGATGTCGATCCGCACGAGGTTGTGGAGTTAGCGAAACAAACCTATGGTCAATATCCTGCGCGCGACATTATTCAACCGCGCCTACAGCCAGAAATTAAACAGCAGGGGATGCGCCGGATTGAATTAAAAGATGCGACACCGGTACCCAGTATTATTCTAGGGTTTCATGTGCCTTCGCTGGTGAGCGCAGACAGCGCGGATGAGGTCTATGCCTTGTCGGTTTTAGCGAGTGTGTTGGATGGCGACTCCGGACGCTTAACCCAAGAAATGGTGCGAGAGCAGCAGATCGCCAGCTCGATTGGCACCTTTTATCGTGCCAATGGTCGTTTAGGCTCCCAATTCTTTTTCAGCGCCCAGCCACAAGCTGGCGTTGACATCGAGCAATTGGAGGCGGAGTTAATCAAGCAAATCGAGCGGATTAAAACCGAGCCGATGAGCCAACAGGCGCTCAACCGCGTACTGGCGCAAGCCGAAGCGCAATATGTCTACAACCAGGATTCGGTGCAAGCGCAAGCCATGTCGATTGGCATGATGGTTAGTGTTGGCTTGCCTGCGGATACGATGGAGACCTGGGTGGATAACCTACGCCAAGTTACCCCGGCGCAACTGCAGGCGGTGGCCAAAAAATATTTACATACGGATAACATGACGGTTGGCATTTTACGACCCAGTGGCGAAACCAATCGTCGCCCTACAGCCAAACCTGATTTTGGCGGGAGATCACACTAA
- the ftsY gene encoding signal recognition particle-docking protein FtsY: protein MFGFFRKKDKKQELNGQQETQVIDEREEHIEQPVPAPIAEEIKPVEANLAPLQVPTSDLAENVSAADEKPIQVIQAPQTEEKPTKTGLFARLKNQLTKTRQAFSDGLANLILGKKEIDQDLLDDLEMLLLTADVGVDATDQIIQNLTGQVSRKELKDPQALIDALKHQLSDLLTPVNQPLVIDTSQKPFVILMVGVNGVGKTTTIGKLAKKFQLEGKSVMLAAGDTFRAAAVEQLQTWGERNKVPVIAQGTGADSAAVIFDAIQSAKAKKIDILIADTAGRLHTQSNLMEELKKVRRVIQKVEASAPHEVMLVLDAGTGQNAISQAKQFNAAMQLTGLVLSKLDGTAKGGVIFSLAQQLPIPVRYIGVGEKIDDLREFNAKEFTDALFAKSDKTE from the coding sequence ATGTTTGGGTTTTTTCGTAAAAAAGATAAAAAACAAGAGTTAAACGGTCAACAAGAAACGCAGGTTATTGACGAACGCGAAGAACACATCGAGCAACCTGTTCCTGCGCCAATAGCAGAAGAAATCAAACCAGTAGAAGCAAACTTAGCGCCCCTACAAGTCCCTACCAGCGACTTGGCTGAAAACGTATCAGCAGCCGACGAAAAGCCCATTCAAGTCATTCAAGCGCCTCAAACTGAAGAAAAACCTACAAAAACTGGCTTGTTTGCGCGCTTAAAAAACCAGCTCACAAAAACACGCCAGGCCTTCAGCGATGGCTTAGCTAATCTAATTTTAGGCAAAAAAGAAATCGATCAAGACTTGCTTGATGATCTAGAGATGCTATTGCTTACTGCGGATGTGGGGGTGGATGCCACAGACCAAATCATTCAAAACCTGACCGGACAAGTGTCACGTAAAGAACTTAAAGACCCTCAAGCACTGATTGATGCGCTCAAACACCAGCTTTCCGATTTGCTCACCCCTGTCAACCAACCCCTAGTGATCGACACCAGCCAAAAACCCTTTGTTATTTTAATGGTTGGCGTGAATGGTGTGGGCAAAACTACCACCATTGGTAAACTGGCGAAAAAGTTTCAGCTAGAAGGTAAATCCGTGATGCTCGCAGCGGGCGACACCTTCCGTGCGGCGGCGGTGGAGCAGCTTCAAACCTGGGGCGAGCGCAATAAGGTGCCCGTGATCGCACAGGGCACGGGCGCCGATTCTGCCGCAGTTATCTTTGATGCGATTCAATCGGCGAAGGCGAAAAAAATCGACATACTGATTGCCGATACCGCGGGGCGTTTGCATACCCAAAGCAACCTGATGGAGGAGCTCAAAAAAGTCCGCCGCGTAATTCAAAAGGTCGAAGCCAGTGCGCCACATGAAGTGATGCTGGTGCTGGATGCTGGCACCGGACAGAATGCAATTAGTCAAGCCAAACAGTTCAATGCCGCAATGCAACTTACAGGCCTGGTACTTTCTAAACTCGACGGCACGGCAAAAGGCGGGGTTATTTTCTCATTGGCACAACAATTGCCTATCCCTGTGCGCTATATTGGTGTAGGCGAAAAAATTGATGATCTTCGTGAATTTAACGCCAAAGAGTTTACCGACGCACTTTTTGCCAAGTCAGATAAAACCGAATAG
- a CDS encoding EAL domain-containing protein, whose product MTTHFPVEEILSGCKQCHKPLGFEFTFAFQPIVDMKNKCLFGYEALVRGCQGEGAYQVLSKVNDQNRYAFDQACRVKAIQLASELKLKHMLSINFLPNAVYEPRHCISSTLEAANKFNFPTERLMFEITESEQVADVKHMTRIFSEYQAQGFTTALDDFGAGHAGLNMLASFVPNIIKIDMELVRDIDQNPIKQSIARGLMQICNDLSITVLAEGLETKEEVAFYADLGVRLMQGYYFAKPGFETLPAVSF is encoded by the coding sequence ATGACAACGCATTTTCCGGTGGAAGAAATATTATCAGGCTGTAAGCAGTGCCACAAACCGCTGGGTTTTGAGTTTACCTTTGCATTTCAACCGATTGTTGATATGAAAAATAAATGTTTGTTTGGGTATGAAGCCCTGGTTCGTGGTTGTCAGGGTGAGGGCGCTTATCAAGTGCTCAGCAAGGTAAACGATCAAAACCGTTACGCGTTTGACCAGGCCTGCCGGGTAAAAGCGATCCAACTCGCCAGCGAGCTTAAACTGAAACATATGTTAAGTATTAACTTTTTGCCTAATGCGGTTTATGAGCCACGGCATTGTATTAGCAGCACCCTTGAAGCCGCAAACAAATTCAACTTTCCTACTGAACGGCTGATGTTTGAAATCACAGAATCTGAACAGGTTGCTGATGTAAAGCACATGACGCGTATTTTTTCTGAGTACCAAGCGCAGGGCTTTACCACCGCATTGGATGACTTTGGTGCCGGTCATGCAGGTTTAAACATGTTGGCGAGTTTTGTACCCAATATTATTAAAATTGATATGGAGCTGGTGCGTGATATAGATCAGAATCCGATTAAGCAATCTATCGCACGAGGCTTGATGCAGATTTGTAATGATCTCAGTATTACGGTTTTAGCAGAAGGCTTGGAAACCAAAGAAGAAGTTGCGTTTTATGCCGATCTCGGCGTACGTTTGATGCAGGGTTATTATTTCGCCAAACCCGGTTTTGAGACCTTGCCAGCGGTTTCATTTTAA
- the groES gene encoding co-chaperone GroES, with the protein MSIKPLHDRVVVRRLEEEKVSAGGIVLPDSAKEKPAEGEVVAVGPGKASDSGAVVAMTVKVGDKVLFGKYSGQEVKVDGEELLVMREDDIIAIRG; encoded by the coding sequence ATGAGCATTAAACCTTTGCATGACCGCGTTGTTGTTCGTCGCTTAGAAGAAGAGAAAGTATCAGCGGGCGGGATCGTACTTCCTGATTCAGCAAAAGAAAAACCTGCTGAAGGTGAAGTGGTTGCTGTAGGCCCGGGTAAGGCTTCAGACAGCGGTGCAGTCGTAGCGATGACGGTGAAAGTCGGCGACAAAGTATTGTTCGGCAAGTATTCAGGTCAAGAAGTAAAAGTAGATGGCGAAGAGCTATTAGTCATGCGTGAAGACGACATTATCGCGATTCGCGGTTAA
- a CDS encoding pitrilysin family protein: protein MKKSIYAIAFVLGLTSWNLQASVDIQTWTTSKGTKVLFVEAPELPMIDIELKFDAGSARDNRQPGLASFSANMIGTQTAQLTEQAIADGFNDLGAQFGGDVNRDAASFSLRSLTRADLLNPALDLFEQVINQAAFSETIFQRDRQRLIQRLQQAEEQPARVAQRAFWQGLYGDHPYAHPVSGTVESVESLNIKDLEAFKQRYYVAQNAQIAMVGAISRQQAEKLAEQLTAAMPKGEKPAALAQPKPLTQAQNEPKTEVIDFQSAQTQYFTGQIAVERGHPDYYALFLGNHLLGGSGFASLLVEEVREKRGLVYSVYSYFAPMRVAGPWIAGLSTANNQAMQADEVVKQTLQGFMKDFDEQKLADIKSNLIGGWPLRMDSNRKILGYISMIGFYDLPLDYLDAFPRHIEQLSKAEVLAAWQRHINPDQLFTLMVGLPE, encoded by the coding sequence ATGAAAAAATCAATTTACGCTATAGCCTTCGTATTAGGACTCACCAGTTGGAATCTGCAGGCTTCAGTTGATATTCAAACCTGGACCACCAGCAAAGGCACCAAGGTACTGTTTGTTGAAGCCCCCGAATTGCCCATGATCGACATTGAACTTAAGTTTGATGCCGGCAGTGCGCGTGATAATCGACAACCAGGCCTGGCAAGCTTTAGCGCGAATATGATCGGTACCCAAACCGCCCAATTAACCGAGCAGGCGATTGCTGATGGCTTTAATGACCTAGGTGCGCAGTTTGGGGGTGATGTGAATCGTGATGCGGCTAGCTTTAGTCTGCGCAGTTTAACGCGAGCTGATTTGTTGAACCCCGCGTTAGATTTATTTGAGCAGGTGATTAATCAGGCCGCTTTTTCAGAAACCATTTTTCAGCGCGATCGTCAACGACTCATTCAACGCTTGCAGCAAGCCGAAGAGCAGCCCGCTCGCGTCGCGCAACGTGCGTTTTGGCAGGGTTTGTACGGTGATCATCCCTATGCCCATCCGGTATCAGGCACGGTCGAATCGGTTGAATCGCTGAATATCAAAGACCTTGAAGCCTTTAAGCAGCGCTACTATGTGGCACAAAACGCGCAAATCGCGATGGTCGGCGCGATTAGCCGTCAGCAAGCGGAAAAGCTGGCGGAACAATTAACCGCCGCAATGCCCAAGGGGGAAAAGCCTGCCGCGCTCGCGCAACCCAAGCCTTTAACGCAAGCTCAAAACGAGCCTAAAACCGAGGTGATTGATTTTCAATCTGCGCAAACGCAATATTTTACCGGTCAAATAGCTGTCGAGCGCGGGCATCCTGATTATTATGCGTTGTTTTTAGGCAATCATTTATTAGGCGGTAGCGGCTTTGCGTCTTTGTTAGTTGAAGAAGTGCGCGAGAAACGCGGATTGGTCTACAGCGTTTATAGTTACTTTGCCCCGATGCGTGTAGCCGGCCCTTGGATTGCAGGCTTATCCACCGCAAATAACCAAGCGATGCAAGCCGATGAAGTGGTCAAACAAACGCTACAGGGCTTTATGAAAGATTTTGATGAGCAAAAACTCGCTGACATCAAAAGCAACTTGATCGGCGGCTGGCCGTTGCGAATGGATAGCAACAGAAAAATCCTCGGTTATATCAGTATGATCGGATTTTATGATCTGCCATTAGATTATTTGGATGCTTTCCCGCGTCATATCGAGCAACTAAGTAAAGCGGAAGTACTCGCCGCCTGGCAGCGTCACATCAACCCAGACCAACTCTTTACCCTCATGGTAGGGCTGCCTGAGTAA
- the recQ gene encoding DNA helicase RecQ: protein MADWIESQALEVLKRVFGYAAFRPQQFEIIRDLVEGQDCFVLMPTGGGKSLCYQIPAFLRPGTAIVVSPLIALMQDQVAALQANGVAAQMLNSSQDAQTSEQVLNLLHAGELDLLYVSPERLLMSGFLAQLQTLPIALFAIDEAHCVSQWGHQFRPEYSQIGALREHFPNVPFIALTATADHTTQADILQQLHLQQPQVHLGSFDRPNIRYTVVEKQQPFKQLLDFLKQQKNEAGIIYALSRKRVDDISAKLQVEGYSVGAYHAGLSAQTRHQVHHDFLHDQVDIVVATVAFGMGIDKPNVRFVVHYDVPKNIEGYYQETGRAGRDGLPSQALLLFGMQDVVTARQFVENVQDPNQRRLETHKLNSMVGFAEAQTCRRNLLLNYFGENKQQPCGNCDICLNPPELFDATQAAQKALSCVYRLNQGFGAKHVIDVLRGLDNERIRQFDHQQLSTYGIGKEYSAHQWNSIIRQLIHLGYLFQDHQHYSVLKFTERSGALLKGQETLTLAMPKKETARSNKSAKKSASSLSEENQDLFETLRTLRRQIAEQQNVPAFVVFGDVSLIDMAQKRPQTEDDFLEVSGVGQAKLERYGEAFLTLIRAQ, encoded by the coding sequence ATGGCTGATTGGATAGAAAGCCAGGCACTCGAAGTGCTAAAACGCGTTTTTGGTTATGCCGCTTTTCGCCCGCAACAGTTTGAAATTATTCGTGATCTAGTAGAAGGCCAGGATTGTTTTGTATTGATGCCGACAGGCGGTGGTAAATCCCTGTGTTATCAAATTCCAGCCTTTTTACGCCCTGGCACCGCGATAGTCGTCTCGCCCTTGATCGCGCTGATGCAAGATCAAGTGGCCGCGCTGCAAGCCAACGGGGTTGCAGCGCAAATGCTCAATTCCTCGCAAGACGCACAAACCAGCGAGCAGGTGCTCAATCTATTGCATGCTGGCGAACTCGACCTGTTGTATGTCTCGCCAGAGCGCCTGTTAATGAGCGGTTTTCTAGCCCAACTGCAAACCTTACCGATAGCATTATTTGCCATCGACGAGGCGCACTGTGTTTCGCAATGGGGGCATCAATTTCGCCCGGAATACAGCCAAATCGGCGCATTACGTGAGCACTTCCCCAATGTGCCCTTTATCGCCCTCACCGCGACCGCCGACCACACCACGCAAGCCGATATTCTACAACAACTGCATCTGCAGCAGCCACAGGTGCATCTCGGCAGTTTTGATCGCCCCAACATTCGCTATACCGTGGTCGAAAAACAGCAACCCTTTAAACAACTTCTCGATTTTTTAAAACAGCAAAAAAATGAGGCCGGCATTATCTATGCCCTTAGCCGTAAACGCGTCGACGACATCAGCGCTAAACTACAAGTTGAAGGCTATAGCGTCGGAGCCTATCACGCCGGGCTCAGCGCACAAACCCGCCATCAAGTTCACCATGACTTTTTGCATGATCAAGTCGATATCGTGGTCGCGACAGTGGCGTTTGGCATGGGGATCGACAAACCGAATGTGCGTTTTGTAGTGCATTACGATGTGCCCAAAAATATCGAAGGCTACTACCAAGAAACCGGACGTGCTGGGCGCGATGGCTTGCCCTCACAAGCCTTGCTATTGTTTGGCATGCAAGATGTCGTGACCGCGCGCCAGTTTGTCGAAAACGTCCAAGACCCAAACCAACGCCGACTCGAAACCCACAAACTCAACAGCATGGTAGGGTTTGCCGAAGCGCAAACCTGTCGGCGTAATCTGCTGCTCAACTACTTTGGCGAGAACAAACAACAACCCTGCGGCAACTGCGACATCTGCCTCAACCCGCCCGAATTATTTGACGCCACCCAAGCGGCGCAAAAAGCGCTTTCCTGTGTATATCGCCTAAACCAAGGGTTTGGCGCTAAACATGTGATTGATGTTTTACGTGGACTGGACAACGAACGAATTCGCCAATTTGACCACCAGCAACTCAGCACCTACGGCATAGGCAAAGAATACAGCGCCCATCAATGGAACAGCATTATTCGCCAACTGATTCACCTCGGCTATTTGTTTCAAGACCACCAACACTACTCGGTTTTAAAATTCACCGAACGCTCCGGTGCGCTATTAAAAGGTCAAGAAACCTTAACGTTAGCGATGCCGAAAAAAGAAACCGCCCGAAGCAACAAAAGCGCGAAAAAAAGCGCCAGCAGCCTCAGCGAAGAAAATCAGGATTTATTCGAAACACTGCGCACGCTTCGCCGCCAAATCGCCGAGCAACAAAACGTGCCCGCCTTTGTGGTATTCGGTGACGTCAGCCTCATCGACATGGCACAAAAACGCCCGCAAACCGAAGACGACTTCCTTGAAGTGAGCGGCGTAGGCCAAGCCAAACTAGAACGCTACGGCGAAGCCTTCCTAACCCTAATCCGCGCTCAATAG
- a CDS encoding transglycosylase SLT domain-containing protein, whose protein sequence is MFKGLKYKPTLSVFKAFALTASLGLLAGCATQPPPANTHSNICKIIEHDRNWYIAAKKSEKKWGTPVATLKAFVHQESRFVHNARPPRDYALGFIPLPRKSSAYGFAQAQDPAWHDYQKATGKFNARRNNVNDALDFIGWYNSVSNQRNGISLNDPYNLYLAYHEGHGGYRRKTYNQKPWLLDVAKRVERQSRMYDQQLKNCPNLPRRFCIWPFC, encoded by the coding sequence GTGTTTAAAGGACTAAAATATAAACCCACATTATCAGTTTTTAAAGCATTCGCTTTAACGGCTTCGCTTGGTTTGCTCGCTGGCTGCGCAACCCAGCCCCCTCCTGCCAATACCCACAGCAATATTTGTAAAATTATTGAGCATGATCGAAATTGGTATATTGCGGCCAAAAAATCAGAAAAAAAATGGGGCACTCCTGTCGCCACACTCAAGGCTTTTGTGCATCAGGAATCTCGCTTTGTTCATAATGCACGTCCCCCCAGGGACTATGCGCTAGGCTTTATTCCCTTACCTCGAAAATCAAGTGCGTATGGTTTTGCACAAGCTCAAGATCCTGCATGGCACGACTATCAAAAAGCGACGGGAAAATTCAATGCGCGGCGCAACAATGTTAACGATGCGCTTGATTTTATAGGTTGGTACAACTCAGTATCCAATCAACGAAATGGGATTTCACTCAACGACCCTTATAATCTCTATCTTGCATACCATGAAGGTCATGGTGGTTACCGACGCAAAACCTATAATCAAAAACCCTGGTTGCTTGATGTAGCTAAACGGGTAGAGCGTCAATCCCGCATGTATGACCAACAACTTAAAAACTGCCCAAACCTGCCTAGACGTTTTTGTATTTGGCCTTTTTGTTAG
- the groL gene encoding chaperonin GroEL (60 kDa chaperone family; promotes refolding of misfolded polypeptides especially under stressful conditions; forms two stacked rings of heptamers to form a barrel-shaped 14mer; ends can be capped by GroES; misfolded proteins enter the barrel where they are refolded when GroES binds) yields the protein MAKQVKFGIEARERMVEGINILADAVKVTLGPKGRNVVIEKSFGAPSVTKDGVSVAREIELEDKFQNMGAQMVKEVASKTNDVAGDGTTTATVLAQAIVREGMKSVAAGMNPMDLNRGIHKAVEAVVAEIQKMSKPCETTDSIAQVGTISANSDSTVGKMIAEAMERVGKEGVITVEEGSSLHDELDVVEGMEFDRGYLSPYFCTNQEKMVAEMENPYILLTDKKISNIRELLPALEAVSKAGRPLLIVAEDVEGEALATLVINNMRGIVKVVAVKAPGFGERRKAMLQDIAVLTGATVVSEEVGMTLEGITLEDLGQAKNINVSKDATTVIDGVGAKADIEARCAQIQSQLANTTSDYDKEKLQERLAKLAGGVAVIKLGAATEMEMKEKKDRVDDALHATRAAVQEGIVPGGGVALVRAKANVTVKGDNHDQDVGIQIAMRAMEEPLRQIVQNCGLEGSVVVNKVKEGKANFGFNAATEEYGDMLEMGIIDPAKVTRTALQNAASIAGLIITTEAMIADLPKKDGGSAGGDMGGMGGMGGMM from the coding sequence ATGGCAAAACAAGTTAAATTTGGTATCGAAGCACGTGAGCGTATGGTTGAAGGAATTAATATCCTAGCAGACGCAGTTAAAGTAACCCTAGGTCCTAAAGGCCGTAACGTGGTGATTGAAAAATCATTTGGCGCGCCTTCTGTTACTAAAGATGGTGTATCGGTAGCGCGTGAAATTGAACTAGAAGATAAGTTCCAAAATATGGGCGCGCAGATGGTTAAAGAGGTCGCTTCTAAAACCAATGATGTTGCCGGTGACGGTACAACAACGGCAACCGTATTAGCGCAAGCGATTGTGCGTGAAGGTATGAAGTCGGTTGCAGCGGGCATGAATCCAATGGATTTAAACCGTGGTATTCACAAAGCGGTTGAAGCGGTGGTCGCAGAAATTCAAAAAATGTCTAAGCCTTGCGAAACCACCGATTCTATTGCACAAGTCGGTACGATTTCTGCCAACTCTGACAGCACGGTTGGCAAAATGATCGCCGAAGCGATGGAGCGTGTAGGTAAAGAAGGTGTCATTACCGTCGAGGAAGGTTCTTCATTGCATGACGAGCTTGATGTGGTTGAAGGGATGGAGTTTGACCGTGGTTACCTATCGCCTTATTTCTGCACAAACCAAGAGAAAATGGTCGCGGAAATGGAAAACCCTTATATCTTATTAACGGATAAGAAAATTTCTAATATCCGTGAACTATTACCCGCGCTAGAAGCGGTATCAAAAGCAGGCCGTCCATTGTTAATCGTAGCAGAAGACGTTGAAGGCGAGGCGTTGGCAACCCTGGTCATTAACAATATGCGCGGTATTGTAAAAGTAGTAGCGGTCAAAGCACCAGGTTTTGGTGAGCGTCGTAAAGCCATGCTACAAGATATCGCGGTATTGACTGGTGCAACAGTGGTTTCTGAAGAAGTGGGCATGACACTAGAAGGCATTACGCTAGAGGATTTAGGTCAAGCGAAAAACATTAATGTCTCCAAAGATGCAACCACTGTGATTGATGGTGTGGGTGCTAAAGCCGATATCGAAGCACGTTGTGCACAAATCCAATCTCAGTTGGCTAACACCACGTCTGATTATGACAAAGAGAAGCTTCAAGAGCGTTTGGCTAAATTAGCTGGCGGGGTTGCGGTGATCAAGTTGGGCGCAGCGACTGAAATGGAAATGAAAGAGAAAAAAGATCGTGTTGACGATGCGTTGCATGCAACCCGTGCCGCGGTTCAAGAAGGTATAGTGCCTGGTGGTGGTGTGGCATTAGTTCGTGCTAAAGCGAATGTCACCGTCAAAGGCGATAACCATGACCAAGACGTGGGTATTCAAATTGCGATGCGTGCAATGGAAGAGCCACTGCGTCAAATTGTACAAAACTGTGGCCTAGAAGGTTCAGTGGTGGTTAACAAGGTAAAAGAAGGCAAAGCTAACTTTGGCTTTAACGCAGCAACGGAAGAGTATGGTGATATGTTAGAAATGGGTATTATTGACCCGGCTAAGGTAACGCGTACTGCTCTACAAAATGCAGCGTCTATTGCGGGCCTAATCATCACCACTGAAGCGATGATTGCCGACCTACCGAAAAAAGACGGTGGTTCAGCAGGTGGCGATATGGGCGGAATGGGCGGCATGGGCGGCATGATGTAA